A DNA window from Anaerobaca lacustris contains the following coding sequences:
- the uvrA gene encoding excinuclease ABC subunit UvrA has translation MAQRNEKVITITGAAEHNLKNISLSIPRDQLVVITGISGSGKSSLAFDTIYAEGRRKYVESLSAYARQFLEQMQKPAVGDISGLPPTIAIEQRSASSNPRSTVATTTEIYDYFRLLFARVGQPHCWVCGREITSQHSSQIVESILTHPEGTKIQVCAPLARGKKGEHKDIFAHIQREGFVRVRVDGTILDVRNVPELDKNKKHDIAAVVDRLIIKQGVRIRLADSIETALKLAEGMLLVLLQDPEADKENGGDGNWEEVVYSEKFACPEHPEASLEELSPRLFSFNSPYGACKSCDGLGTILEFDPELIVPDKTVSLENGAIDAWRKGGKRMNIFYNRLIKRFCRRAGVSKSIPYDELPAELKRVLMYGTTEQDRDQYGLSFEGVIPNLARRWKNTTSDYVKARLHGYLSEQPCQSCHGARLRPEAVAVTVGGKNVCELTGLSIEKAQKFFSKLKLDEERTIIAEQILKEIKARLKFMVDVGLGYLTLDRISSTLAGGEAQRIRLATQVGSGLVGVCYVLDEPTIGLHNRDNDRLLGILQKLARIGNSVLVVEHDEDIIRAADHIVDIGPAAGKHGGRLVAQGTLEDIIACEESLTGQYLSGKKSIRLPIKRRKYNLRKCIEVKGAAENNLKAIDVKFPLGVFVCVTGVSGSGKSTLVNQILLRAMKRRLYQSREKPGKHKNVLGTSQIDKVIEIDQSPIGKTPRSNPATYTGAFDQIRKLFSMTREAKIRGYKPGRFSFNVKGGRCESCAGQGTKKIEMHFLPDVYVTCQDCKGTRYNRETLQVTYKGKSIADVLDMRTEDAVDFFSNFPAIVRILKTLTDVGLGYVQLGQASTTLSGGEAQRVKLSAELGKAATGHTMYVLDEPTTGLHFADIQNLLNVLQRLCDMGNTVVVIEHNLDVIKIADYIIDLGPEGGDGGGTVVAAGPPEEIVKNVRSYTARFLKPKLEAQE, from the coding sequence ATGGCGCAACGAAACGAGAAGGTCATCACGATCACCGGTGCCGCCGAGCACAACCTCAAGAACATCAGTCTGAGCATCCCGCGCGACCAGCTCGTGGTCATCACGGGCATCAGCGGGTCGGGCAAGAGTTCGCTGGCGTTCGACACGATCTACGCCGAGGGGCGGCGCAAGTACGTCGAATCGCTCAGCGCCTACGCCCGGCAGTTCCTCGAACAGATGCAGAAGCCGGCGGTGGGCGACATCTCCGGCCTGCCCCCCACCATCGCCATCGAGCAGCGCAGCGCCAGCAGCAACCCGCGCTCGACCGTGGCGACCACGACGGAGATCTACGACTACTTCCGCCTGCTGTTTGCCCGGGTCGGCCAGCCCCACTGCTGGGTCTGCGGGCGGGAGATCACCAGCCAGCACTCCTCGCAGATCGTCGAATCGATCCTGACCCACCCGGAAGGGACCAAGATCCAGGTTTGCGCGCCGCTGGCGCGGGGCAAGAAGGGCGAGCACAAGGACATCTTCGCCCACATCCAGCGGGAGGGCTTCGTCCGCGTCCGCGTGGACGGCACGATCCTCGACGTCCGCAACGTGCCCGAGTTGGACAAGAACAAGAAGCACGACATCGCGGCGGTGGTCGATCGGCTCATCATCAAACAGGGCGTGCGCATCCGCCTGGCCGACTCCATCGAAACCGCGCTGAAACTGGCCGAGGGCATGCTGCTCGTCCTGCTCCAGGACCCCGAGGCCGACAAGGAAAACGGCGGCGACGGCAACTGGGAGGAGGTCGTCTACAGCGAGAAGTTCGCCTGCCCGGAGCACCCCGAGGCCAGCCTGGAAGAGCTTTCGCCTCGCCTGTTCAGCTTCAACAGCCCGTACGGGGCCTGCAAGAGCTGCGACGGGCTCGGCACGATCCTCGAATTCGACCCGGAGCTGATCGTGCCCGACAAGACCGTCTCGCTGGAGAACGGCGCGATCGACGCCTGGCGCAAGGGCGGCAAGCGGATGAACATCTTCTACAACCGGCTGATCAAGCGTTTCTGCCGGAGGGCCGGCGTCAGCAAATCGATCCCCTACGACGAGCTTCCGGCCGAGTTGAAGCGCGTCCTGATGTACGGCACGACCGAGCAGGACCGCGACCAATACGGGCTGTCCTTCGAGGGCGTAATCCCGAACCTCGCACGACGATGGAAGAACACCACGAGTGACTACGTCAAGGCCCGGCTGCACGGCTACCTGTCCGAGCAGCCCTGCCAAAGCTGCCACGGCGCACGGCTGCGGCCCGAGGCCGTCGCCGTAACCGTCGGAGGCAAGAACGTCTGCGAACTGACTGGCCTGAGCATCGAAAAGGCGCAGAAGTTCTTCAGTAAGCTCAAGCTGGATGAAGAGCGGACGATCATCGCCGAGCAGATCCTCAAAGAGATCAAGGCCCGTCTGAAGTTTATGGTCGACGTGGGCCTGGGCTACCTGACGCTCGACCGCATCAGCAGCACCCTGGCCGGCGGCGAGGCCCAGCGGATTCGCCTGGCCACGCAGGTCGGCAGCGGCCTGGTCGGCGTCTGCTACGTTCTGGACGAGCCGACGATCGGCCTGCACAACCGCGACAACGACCGCCTGCTGGGCATCCTCCAGAAGCTGGCCCGGATCGGCAACAGCGTTCTCGTCGTCGAGCACGACGAGGACATCATTCGCGCCGCCGATCACATCGTCGATATCGGCCCTGCCGCCGGCAAGCACGGGGGCCGGCTCGTCGCCCAGGGCACGCTCGAAGACATCATCGCGTGCGAAGAGTCACTGACGGGCCAGTACCTCAGCGGCAAGAAGAGCATCCGGCTGCCGATCAAGCGACGCAAGTACAACCTGCGAAAGTGCATCGAGGTCAAAGGCGCCGCCGAGAACAACCTCAAGGCCATCGACGTCAAGTTCCCGCTCGGCGTTTTCGTCTGCGTCACCGGCGTCTCCGGGTCGGGCAAGAGCACGCTCGTCAACCAGATCCTCCTGCGCGCGATGAAGCGCCGGCTCTATCAGTCGCGAGAGAAGCCGGGCAAGCACAAGAACGTCCTCGGGACCAGCCAGATCGACAAGGTGATCGAGATCGACCAGTCGCCCATCGGCAAGACGCCGCGAAGCAACCCCGCCACGTACACCGGCGCCTTCGACCAGATTCGCAAGCTCTTCTCCATGACGCGGGAGGCGAAGATCCGAGGCTACAAGCCCGGACGCTTCAGTTTCAACGTCAAGGGCGGACGCTGCGAGTCCTGCGCCGGCCAGGGCACGAAGAAGATCGAGATGCACTTCCTGCCCGACGTTTACGTCACCTGCCAGGACTGCAAGGGAACGCGATACAACCGCGAGACACTCCAGGTCACGTACAAGGGCAAGAGCATCGCCGACGTGCTCGATATGCGGACCGAAGACGCGGTGGACTTCTTCTCCAACTTCCCGGCGATCGTCCGGATTCTCAAGACGCTGACCGACGTCGGGCTCGGATACGTCCAGCTCGGCCAGGCATCGACCACCCTCTCGGGCGGCGAGGCCCAGCGCGTCAAGCTCTCGGCCGAACTGGGCAAGGCGGCCACCGGCCACACGATGTACGTGCTCGACGAGCCCACCACCGGCCTGCACTTCGCCGACATTCAGAACCTGCTCAACGTGCTCCAACGGCTCTGCGACATGGGCAATACGGTCGTGGTGATCGAACACAACCTTGATGTCATCAAGATCGCAGATTATATAATAGACCTCGGTCCCGAAGGCGGTGACGGCGGCGGGACCGTGGTCGCAGCCGGGCCGCCCGAGGAGATCGTCAAGAACGTCAGGAGCTATACCGCCAGGTTCTTGAAGCCGAAGCTGGAAGCTCAGGAATAG